The window tgtgatgtgtgttcctattgacagatgactgctgtgagaagtcagtctatagtactagactaaggttgtgatgtgtgttcctattgacagatgactgctgtgagaagtcagtctatagtattagactaaggttgtgatgtgtgttcctattgacagatgactgctgtgagaagtcagtctatagtattagactaaggttgtgatgtgtgttcctattgacagatgactgctgtgagaagtcagtctatagtattagactaaggttgtgatgtgtgttcctattgacagatgactgctgtgagaagtcagtctatagtactagactaaggttgtgatgtgtgttcctattgacagatgactgctgtgagaagtcagtctatagtactagactaaggttgtgatgtgtgttcctattgacagatgactgctgtgagaagtcagtctatagtattagactaaggttgtgatgtgtgttcctattgacagatgactgctgtgagaagtcagtctatagtattagactaaggttgtgatgtgtgttcctattgacagatgactgctgtgagaagtcagtctatagtattagactaaggttgtgatgtgtgttcctattgacagatgactgctgtgagaagtcagtctatagtactagactaaggttgtgatgtgtgttcctattgacagatgactgctgtgagaagtcagtctatagtactagactaaggttgtgatgtgtgttcctattgacagatgactgctgtgagaagtcagtctatagtactagactaaggttgtgatgtgtgttcctattgacagatgactgctgtgagaagtcagtctatagtactagactaaggttgtgatgtgtgttcctattgacagatgactgctgtgagaagtcagtctatagtattagactaaggttgtgatgtgtgttcctattgacagatgactgctgtgagaagtcagtctatagtattagactaaggttgtgatgtgtgttcctattgacagatgactgctgtgagaagtcagtctatagtactagactaaggttgtgatgtgtgttcctattgacagatgactgctgtgagaagtcagtctatagtattagactaaggttgtgatgtgtgttcctattgacagatgactgctgtgagaagtcagtctatagtattagactaaggttgtgatgtgtgttcctattgacagatgactgctgtgagaagtcagtcacaGAGACGGCCTATCTGGGAGGAGAAGCTACCATCAGATGCAACTATCCAGAGGACCATGAGTACAGCACCAAGTATTTCTGCAAGGAAAGCAATGACTTCAAGACTTGTGTTAATATGACCTCTGCTCACCAGACAACTGCAGAAGCTGGTCGTTTCTCTGTGTCTgacaacagaagagagagattCTCCACAGTGACCATCAGGGACCTGACTGAAGATGATACTGGGAACTACTGGTGTGGAGTAGAAACCAGCAGGACAGAACAACGTTACATTACACTGATCACACAGGTGAAGCTGCTTGTTATAAGTGAGTATAAACTTCTTCTTTCTCTTTAACATGTGAACATAAACACACTCATAGTTACACTCATatctatttgataaaagtagTTTAATGGAAATGACAATTGCATGACATTTTTAATTTCATTTACATGtttaatgtgtttgataccgttccatccATTCCATTCCTTCCACTGTGATTAGCCAGTCCTCCTATATCTCTgttcaccagcctcctctgctcccCATGCTGTACACCTGCAGTAACTATGTTATATACTGTCTGACCATGTAAATAATATATAGCATTCTATTATATCAATATATTAGTTATAACTACAGTATGTTATGTCTGATAATGAAAATGCTGTGCTTTTAAACCAGCATCACATCTAGAACCTTCTGAAATATGCTGTAATTAACTGTAATTAACTGTTATTAGTTGTCAACAACCAGTTAAGTGAAATGTATCATTGATCTAAACATCTTATCAGTAGTAGGTATTCAGTGGTGGACAGCAGgcagtcagtgtgttagtggaggctgggtgggtcagtgtgttagtggaggctgggtgggtcagtgtgttagtggaggctgggtgggtcagtgtgttagtggaggctggttgggtcagtgtgttagtggaggctgggtgggtcagtgtgttagtggaggctggttgggtcagtgtgttagtggaggctgggtgggtcagtgtgttagtggaggctgggtgggtcagtgtgttagtggaggctgggtgggtcagtgtgttagtggaggctgggtgggtcagtgtgttagtggaggatgggtgggtcagtgtgttagtggaggctgggtgggtcagtgtgttagtggaggctgggtgggtcagtgtgttagtggaggctgggtgggtcagtgtgttagtggaggctgggtgggtcagtgtgttagtggaggctgggtgggtcagtgtgttagtggaggctgggtgggtctgtgtgtttgtagtggtgtgaaaagacactggaccagaacactgtaacttcctctgtaatgtctgtgtgtttgtagtggtg of the Salvelinus namaycush isolate Seneca unplaced genomic scaffold, SaNama_1.0 Scaffold749, whole genome shotgun sequence genome contains:
- the LOC120042712 gene encoding polymeric immunoglobulin receptor-like; its protein translation is MGQFSLSCTDQIRTRLKNTWFHSGRFSLYDVTGGNYFKVIIRQLTRQDEGTYWCGVAKPIIPDSYTEVELDVKKDDCCEKSVTETAYLGGEATIRCNYPEDHEYSTKYFCKESNDFKTCVNMTSAHQTTAEAGRFSVSDNRRERFSTVTIRDLTEDDTGNYWCGVETSRTEQRYITLITQVKLLVISEYKLLLSL